Proteins encoded in a region of the Streptomyces sp. PCS3-D2 genome:
- the istA gene encoding IS21 family transposase, with translation MVDVVEIYVHWYAGRSKNQLAASLGVDRKTVRKYLAPAEEAGLAPGGPPMSEADWAKLLKVWFPDLASRRLNQVTWAEIEPHREYVKGLLETTTVTTIHQRLRDEGKLTVSLSTFRRWVTENLPDESARSRVTVLRDDVEPGSEAQIDYGFLGQWINPATGKRHRIWAFVMVLPSSRHMFVRPVVHMDQHAWTQAHVEAFRFFGGVPRRLVPDNLRTAVDRPDLYDPKINKSYAELATYYSTLVDPARAAKPKDKPRVERPMPYVRDSFWSGRQFTSVEQMQAEAVTWASGTAGRRQCRPLGGASPLAVFEAVESAALLPLPDKPFVLARWSTATVGPDIHIKVGRTLYSVPWKLIGRKVDVRSTTTMVQVFHDGDLVKTHAALDQGKRTDSGDYPPEKIAFQMKTPMWCRSQASEVGDACREVIDLLLEVNALYRLRAAQGILGLRKKYGDQRLEAACTKAITVGDPSYRTIKGILIAGTETDPEPETGDAGAAAFLHGPEGLFAASIPSQISDELHDDPGHDDAGDAEEAAR, from the coding sequence GTGGTCGATGTCGTCGAGATCTACGTCCACTGGTATGCGGGCCGGTCGAAGAACCAGCTCGCGGCCTCGTTGGGGGTGGACCGAAAGACGGTCAGGAAGTATCTGGCGCCGGCGGAGGAGGCCGGGCTCGCCCCGGGTGGGCCGCCGATGAGCGAGGCGGACTGGGCCAAGCTGCTGAAGGTCTGGTTCCCGGACCTGGCGAGCCGCCGGTTGAACCAGGTGACATGGGCGGAGATCGAACCGCACCGCGAGTACGTCAAGGGCCTGCTGGAGACCACCACAGTCACCACGATCCACCAGCGCCTGCGGGACGAGGGGAAGTTGACGGTGTCGCTTTCGACGTTCCGCCGGTGGGTGACCGAGAACCTGCCCGATGAGTCGGCCCGGTCTCGGGTGACGGTGCTGCGGGACGACGTGGAGCCGGGCTCAGAGGCCCAGATCGACTACGGCTTCCTCGGCCAGTGGATCAACCCGGCCACCGGGAAGCGGCACCGGATCTGGGCATTCGTGATGGTGCTGCCCAGCTCACGGCACATGTTCGTGCGACCGGTCGTCCACATGGACCAGCACGCCTGGACCCAGGCCCACGTCGAAGCGTTTCGCTTCTTCGGGGGTGTCCCGCGCCGGCTGGTGCCCGACAACCTGCGCACGGCCGTGGACCGGCCGGACCTCTACGACCCGAAGATCAACAAGTCGTATGCCGAGCTCGCGACCTACTACAGCACGCTGGTCGACCCGGCCCGCGCGGCGAAGCCGAAGGACAAACCGCGGGTTGAGCGGCCGATGCCCTATGTCCGTGACTCGTTCTGGAGCGGGCGGCAGTTCACCTCGGTCGAGCAGATGCAGGCCGAGGCCGTGACCTGGGCGAGCGGGACCGCAGGCCGCAGGCAGTGCCGGCCGCTGGGAGGGGCATCGCCGCTGGCGGTGTTCGAGGCGGTCGAGTCGGCGGCCCTGCTGCCGCTGCCGGACAAGCCGTTCGTGCTGGCCCGCTGGTCGACCGCGACCGTGGGCCCGGACATCCACATCAAGGTCGGCCGCACCCTCTACTCGGTGCCCTGGAAGCTGATCGGCCGCAAGGTCGATGTCCGCTCGACCACGACCATGGTCCAGGTCTTCCACGACGGCGACCTCGTCAAGACCCACGCCGCCCTTGACCAGGGAAAACGCACCGATTCGGGCGACTACCCGCCGGAGAAGATCGCGTTTCAGATGAAGACGCCGATGTGGTGCCGCAGCCAGGCGTCTGAGGTCGGCGACGCCTGCCGCGAGGTGATCGACCTGCTGCTGGAGGTCAACGCGCTCTACCGGCTCCGCGCGGCCCAGGGGATCCTCGGCCTGCGGAAGAAGTACGGCGACCAGCGCCTGGAGGCCGCCTGCACCAAGGCGATCACGGTCGGCGACCCATCCTACCGCACCATCAAGGGCATCCTGATCGCCGGGACCGAGACCGACCCCGAGCCGGAGACCGGCGACGCCGGGGCCGCGGCCTTCCTCCACGGCCCCGAGGGCCTGTTCGCCGCGAGCATCCCCTCCCAGATCTCTGACGAACTCCACGACGACCCCGGTCACGATGACGCCGGCGATGCCGAGGAGGCCGCCCGATGA